The Octopus sinensis unplaced genomic scaffold, ASM634580v1 Contig10320, whole genome shotgun sequence genome includes a region encoding these proteins:
- the LOC115228323 gene encoding uncharacterized protein LOC115228323 has product MPNHLPNTVKEGTLLVSFDVVNLYTNIPHDYGIEAVTEKYAEEISGCINHRIIIEALKFILLNNYFMFDTTYYRQKCGIAMETRAAPVISNVEMGYLELKLYQSSLENYGASFN; this is encoded by the coding sequence ATGCCGAACCACCTCCCGAATACAGTAAAGGAAGGAACGCTGCTGGTATCTTTCGATGTGGTGAATCTGTACACCAATATCCCACACGACTATGGTATAGAAGCAGTCACTGAAAAATACGCAGAAGAGATCTCAGGATGCATAAACCACAGAATCATAATCGAAGCACTCAAATTCATCCTGCTgaacaactatttcatgttcgACACAACTTACTATcgacaaaaatgtggaattgcaatggAAACCAGAGCTGCTCCAGTGATTTCAAACGTTGAAATGGGTTACCTAGAACTGAAGTTATACCAATCATCACTAGAAAATTATGGCGCCTCTTTTAATTGA